In a genomic window of Asticcacaulis sp.:
- the purE gene encoding 5-(carboxyamino)imidazole ribonucleotide mutase — protein MADTPQVAIIMGSRSDWGVMKAAATALDQLGVSYMSRVVSAHRTPQRLYEFATGAKSAGYKVIIAGAGGAAHLPGMTASMTTLPVLGVPVPVRDGLKGIDLLLSIVQMPGGVPVGTLAVGEAGAKNAGLLAAQILALNDPALAERIEALRQAQTDSVPDTVED, from the coding sequence ATGGCTGACACGCCGCAGGTTGCCATCATCATGGGCTCCCGTTCCGACTGGGGCGTGATGAAGGCCGCCGCTACCGCGCTCGATCAACTGGGCGTCAGCTATATGTCGCGCGTCGTCTCGGCGCACCGGACGCCGCAAAGGCTTTATGAATTCGCCACAGGCGCGAAATCGGCGGGTTACAAGGTGATCATTGCCGGCGCCGGCGGCGCGGCCCACCTGCCGGGTATGACCGCCTCCATGACCACCCTGCCGGTGCTGGGTGTGCCCGTGCCGGTGCGCGATGGCCTGAAAGGGATTGATCTGCTGCTCTCCATCGTCCAGATGCCGGGGGGCGTGCCGGTCGGCACCTTGGCGGTCGGCGAGGCGGGCGCGAAGAATGCCGGCCTTCTGGCGGCGCAGATCCTGGCGCTGAACGATCCGGCTTTGGCTGAGCGCATAGAAGCCCTGCGCCAGGCGCAGACCGACAGCGTTCCGGATACAGTAGAAGATTGA
- a CDS encoding GGDEF domain-containing protein, with translation MGLNSHHQKMAAPPATPPQMPESPAETPARATTASMQSLIAHYFESNASEASALSVSDAGSVSGSVSGPPHALSAPHSETRPKSLEMAAPPPVTVPPASPSSLVAQPDWPPAARALVDSLMQENASLREQLQQQALHLQSAQGQADSDVLTPTLNRRAFLREVHRAMADCRRYGEDACLLYLDMDGFKGINDAYGHSAGDAALIYVAETLNASVREGDSVGRIGGDEFAILLRHADLKSSRIKAMRLEAELMMGTFEYGGLYLKTGGSFGVRAYAAQASAEAWLSEADAAMFLVKKSSR, from the coding sequence ATGGGCCTGAACTCGCATCACCAGAAGATGGCCGCCCCGCCCGCAACGCCTCCGCAGATGCCGGAGAGCCCTGCGGAGACACCGGCGCGCGCCACCACGGCCTCGATGCAGAGCCTGATTGCCCATTATTTTGAAAGCAATGCCTCGGAAGCGTCGGCGCTTTCCGTCTCTGATGCCGGTTCAGTTTCCGGTTCAGTTTCCGGGCCTCCCCATGCCCTGAGCGCGCCGCACAGCGAAACCCGCCCGAAAAGTCTGGAAATGGCGGCGCCACCTCCTGTAACGGTGCCGCCGGCCTCGCCCTCTTCTCTGGTCGCCCAGCCCGACTGGCCGCCGGCGGCGCGGGCGCTGGTCGATTCGCTGATGCAGGAAAACGCCTCCCTGCGTGAACAGCTTCAGCAGCAGGCCCTGCATCTGCAAAGCGCCCAGGGCCAGGCCGACAGCGATGTCCTGACCCCAACGCTCAATCGCCGCGCCTTCCTGCGCGAAGTGCATCGCGCCATGGCTGATTGCCGGCGCTATGGCGAAGACGCCTGCCTGCTCTATCTGGACATGGATGGCTTCAAGGGCATTAATGACGCCTATGGCCACTCGGCCGGTGATGCGGCCCTGATCTATGTCGCCGAGACCCTCAATGCCAGCGTCCGCGAAGGCGACAGCGTCGGCCGCATCGGCGGCGATGAATTCGCCATCCTGCTGCGCCATGCCGACCTCAAGTCATCACGCATCAAGGCCATGCGGCTTGAGGCCGAACTGATGATGGGCACGTTTGAATATGGCGGTCTCTATCTCAAGACCGGCGGGTCTTTCGGCGTGCGCGCCTATGCCGCCCAAGCCTCGGCCGAAGCCTGGCTAAGCGAAGCGGACGCCGCCATGTTCCTCGTCAAGAAATCGTCGCGCTGA
- a CDS encoding deoxyguanosinetriphosphate triphosphohydrolase, translating into MKPLAPFASKVEKSLGRLYPEAESPTRTAFARDRDRIIHSTAFRRLKGKTQVFVANEGDYFRTRLTHSLEVAQIARSLAHSLGLNEDLAETIALSHDLGHPPFGHAGEDQLHECMKPWGGFDHNVQTFRVITRLEVRYPAFDGLNLTWETLEGIIKHNGPVSHHMQEPSWKSIVDFNNQWDLRTDTFASMEAQCAALADDIAYNNHDVDDGLRAELFTIEDLMTVPLIGPALASVQKDWPSIDSRLLRLEGVRRMIGLMMADVLAETARRLKEDGVETGEDVRMARRQMVAFSKPVYDDLSRLRGFLFERMYKHYKLNRTRSHAKRTLKEMFELFMTEPDTLPTEWFQRVCAKDTEAARARVICDYIAGMTDAFAIDEQRRLFSFDG; encoded by the coding sequence ATGAAGCCCCTGGCCCCCTTTGCGTCCAAAGTCGAAAAGAGCCTCGGCCGCCTCTATCCCGAGGCGGAAAGCCCGACGCGAACCGCCTTCGCGCGCGACCGTGACCGCATCATTCATTCGACCGCCTTCCGCCGCCTGAAGGGCAAGACCCAAGTGTTCGTCGCCAATGAAGGCGACTATTTCCGTACGCGCCTGACCCACAGCCTGGAGGTGGCGCAGATCGCCCGGTCGCTGGCGCATTCGCTGGGTTTGAACGAGGACCTGGCCGAAACCATTGCCCTGTCGCACGACCTGGGGCACCCGCCGTTCGGCCACGCCGGCGAGGACCAGTTGCACGAATGCATGAAGCCCTGGGGCGGCTTCGATCACAATGTCCAGACCTTCCGCGTCATCACCCGGCTTGAGGTGCGCTATCCGGCGTTCGACGGCCTGAACCTGACCTGGGAGACGCTGGAAGGCATCATCAAGCACAATGGTCCCGTCAGCCATCACATGCAGGAGCCGTCGTGGAAATCCATCGTTGATTTTAATAATCAATGGGATCTGCGCACCGATACCTTCGCCTCGATGGAGGCCCAGTGTGCCGCCCTGGCCGATGATATCGCCTATAACAACCACGATGTAGATGACGGTCTGCGCGCCGAGCTTTTCACCATCGAAGACCTGATGACCGTGCCGCTGATCGGCCCGGCCCTGGCTTCGGTACAAAAAGACTGGCCGTCGATCGACAGCCGTCTCCTGCGCCTGGAAGGTGTGCGGCGGATGATCGGCCTGATGATGGCCGATGTGCTGGCCGAGACCGCGCGCCGCCTGAAAGAAGATGGTGTGGAAACGGGCGAGGATGTCCGCATGGCGCGCCGGCAGATGGTGGCCTTCTCGAAGCCGGTTTATGATGATCTTTCGCGCCTGCGTGGTTTCCTGTTCGAGCGCATGTACAAGCATTACAAGCTCAATCGCACGCGCAGCCACGCCAAGCGGACACTCAAAGAGATGTTCGAGCTGTTCATGACCGAACCCGATACCCTGCCGACGGAGTGGTTCCAGCGGGTGTGTGCCAAGGATACCGAGGCGGCGCGGGCGCGGGTGATCTGCGACTACATCGCCGGCATGACCGACGCCTTCGCCATCGACGAGCAGCGCCGGCTCTTTTCCTTCGATGGCTAA
- the xth gene encoding exodeoxyribonuclease III has product MKIATWNVNSVNARLPLLLEWFHEAQPDVCGLQEIKCIDEKFPIEAFESLGYNCAIHGQKTYNGVAILSKFPMSDIRRGLPKADNDQDDHSRYIEAVIEAPEPVRFGCLYLPNGNPVHTDKYAYKLRWLERLHTHAEVLLKLEEMTILAGDFNIIPTKADLWKEGPWLDDALYQPTVRRAYQGLKNLGYTDAFEAHSTFSGSPEDNRYTFWDYQAGAWPKNEGIRIDHHLLSPQAADRLADVIIHKDTRGRTHDEAKPSDHVPVVVELTTKS; this is encoded by the coding sequence ATGAAAATAGCCACCTGGAACGTCAACTCCGTCAATGCCCGCCTGCCGCTCTTGCTGGAATGGTTCCACGAGGCGCAGCCCGATGTCTGCGGTCTGCAGGAAATCAAGTGCATCGACGAGAAGTTTCCCATCGAAGCATTTGAATCGCTTGGCTATAATTGCGCCATCCATGGCCAGAAAACCTACAACGGCGTGGCCATCCTGTCGAAATTTCCGATGAGCGACATCCGGCGCGGGCTGCCGAAAGCGGACAACGATCAGGATGATCATTCGCGCTATATCGAAGCCGTGATCGAAGCGCCGGAGCCAGTGCGTTTCGGCTGCCTCTACCTGCCCAACGGCAACCCGGTCCATACCGATAAATATGCCTACAAGCTGCGCTGGCTGGAACGCCTGCACACCCATGCCGAAGTACTGCTGAAACTTGAAGAAATGACCATTTTAGCCGGTGATTTCAATATCATACCGACAAAAGCCGACCTGTGGAAGGAAGGCCCATGGCTGGATGACGCCCTCTATCAGCCAACCGTGCGCCGCGCTTACCAGGGCCTGAAAAACCTCGGCTATACCGACGCCTTCGAGGCCCATTCCACTTTTTCAGGTTCCCCTGAAGACAACCGCTACACCTTCTGGGATTACCAGGCCGGCGCCTGGCCGAAAAACGAAGGCATCCGCATCGATCATCACCTGCTCTCCCCGCAGGCAGCCGATCGCCTGGCCGATGTGATCATCCACAAGGATACACGCGGCCGCACGCATGACGAGGCCAAGCCTTCGGACCACGTACCCGTTGTCGTTGAACTGACAACAAAATCTTAA
- a CDS encoding NnrU family protein gives MWTLALACAFFLCIHLMISGTTMKDQIIAKIGGVAYYILFSLLSIGGLAWMIIAFGIALSDPMNVVLWKSETFLRVIGLFGNFLAFLLVVVGIVTPSPTNLMALRQLPDKTVYGIVRISRHPILAGIGIWALTHIICNGNLAAWIFFGSMLALCALGANNIDRKRMALMGDVYASIKRRTSIIPFVAIIEGRTAFAPEELGVARMLLAVSMFSAVTVLHELLFHRQGDLIFIIIAAAHPIRVNLPLILSQLFEQIGV, from the coding sequence ATGTGGACCCTGGCACTGGCGTGCGCCTTCTTCCTCTGCATCCATCTGATGATCAGCGGCACGACGATGAAAGACCAGATCATCGCCAAAATCGGCGGGGTCGCCTACTATATCCTTTTCTCCCTGCTATCGATCGGCGGCCTGGCCTGGATGATCATCGCCTTCGGCATCGCGTTGAGCGACCCGATGAATGTGGTGCTGTGGAAATCGGAAACCTTCCTGCGCGTCATCGGCCTGTTTGGGAATTTCCTGGCCTTCCTGCTCGTGGTGGTTGGCATCGTCACGCCTTCGCCCACCAACCTCATGGCCCTGCGCCAACTGCCGGATAAGACGGTCTACGGCATTGTGCGGATTTCGCGGCACCCGATCCTGGCCGGCATCGGCATCTGGGCGCTCACCCACATTATCTGCAATGGCAACCTGGCGGCGTGGATTTTCTTCGGCTCGATGCTGGCCTTGTGTGCGCTGGGGGCCAATAATATCGACCGTAAACGCATGGCATTGATGGGCGATGTTTATGCTTCCATCAAGCGGCGGACCTCGATCATCCCCTTCGTCGCCATCATCGAAGGCCGTACCGCCTTTGCACCGGAAGAGCTCGGCGTGGCGCGGATGCTGCTGGCGGTTTCCATGTTTTCGGCTGTGACGGTACTGCACGAACTGCTTTTTCACCGCCAAGGCGATCTGATCTTTATAATTATTGCGGCAGCGCACCCAATCCGGGTTAATTTGCCATTGATCTTATCACAATTGTTTGAACAAATAGGCGTATAG